The Alphaproteobacteria bacterium sequence TTGTCCTTGCCTTCGGTGACGCTGGACGGGGCGACGGCGTCATGCTCCTCCGACCATTCCTTGTCCATGATGTACCAGTTGGCCCATTCCGTCACCAGGATCGGGTTCGGCTGGCCGGTGATGAAATCGACGGTGTAGTCATCGACCTTGACCACCTGGGTGTCGTCCGGCAGGCGGGTTTTGAGGTCGGACCCGTCCGCGCGCACGCGTTTGGCGCTGAACACCACGTCGTCGGCGGTGAAAGCGTTGCCGTTGTGGAATTTCACGCCCTTGCGCAGGTGAAAGCGCCAGCGGGTCGGCTCCAGGATTTCCCAGCTTTCCGCCAGGGCCGGTTGGATCGACAGGTCCGGAGCGCGGCGAATCAGGCCCTCGTAGATATTGCCCAGGAATCCCAGCGTGAAGGTCTCGTTCAAGACGTAAGGATCGAGTGACTGCGCATCCTTCTGGAACGACCAGGTAAACTCTTTGGCTTGCGCGCTCGTGGCCAGACCCAAGGCCACCAACGCCGCCAACGCCGACTTCTTCATCCCATTCCCTCATCTTTTTTTAGCGTGCGAGTGGTGATGCACCCCAGACCGATGAGAATTTATACAGGATTATACAAGTAAACGCACGGCAATTTCCGCCATTTGGGCGAAGCCATTGGAGAGGTATGGCTTCGCCCGGGACGCTTGGGCCGGTCAGTTGCCGGTGAAATTCGGCTCCCGCTTGGCGCGCATGGCGTCGATGGCCTCGACATGATCCTGGCTGGTGCGGGCTACGATCATATGGCTGGAGACCTCGTCGAAATGGGTGCGCAGGTCCAGGGTCTGGCCCTGATAGACCAACCGCTTGATATAGCGCACCGAAATCGGCGCATTCTTGGCGATCTGCTTGGCGATTTTCATCACCTCGTCCATGAACACGTCATCCGGGAACACGTCGAGGACCAGGCCGATTTCCTTGGCTTCCTCCGCATTCACGAACCGGGCGGTCCAGAGCATTTCCAGCGCCCGCTGCACGCCGACAATGCGCGGCAGGAACCAGGCCGCGCCATTGCCCGGCACCAGGCCGACACGGGTATAGGTTTCGGCGAATCGGGCGGAGGCGGCCGCATAGCGGATATCGCAGTGCAGCGCCATGTCCAGGCCGGCGCCGGCGGCGACGCCGTTCAGGGCACAGATCACCGGCTTGTCGATGGTCTGGAGCGTCAGCGCGATCGGATGGATGTTGCGCTGCAGGTTTTCCTTGGCCTGGCGCGGGCTGGTCTGGTCGCTGCGGCCCATGCCGCCGGTGTCGCCGCCGGAGCAGAAGCCACGGCCGGCGCCGGTGACGACGATGCAGCGCACGTCGTCGCGGTCGCGGCACTCTTCCAGGCGCGCGGCCCAGGCGCGCAGCATCTCGTTGTTGAAGGCGTTGAGCTTTTCCGGAAAGTTCAGGGTGATCGTGGCGACCATGTCCTCGACCGAGAACAGCAGGCGGTCGGTATCGGTGACGCTCATGGAGGGCGTTTCCTTTTGTCCAAACAGGGAGGGATAAGGGTTAGTGGTCGGATTCGCGAGCCGGGCCGACGATAGTGCATCCGCCGTCGACCACCAAGGTTTGTCCGGTGATATAGCGGGCCCGGTCGGACAGCAGGAAGGTCACGGCGTTACCGATATCCCAGCCCTCGCCCTCGATTTTCAACGGCGAGGCGTTGCGGCGGCCGGCGCGGGCCTGTTCGCTCATGCCGTTGCGGATCACCATCGGCGTGTAGACCGGACCCGGCGCGACGCAGTTGACGCGGATGCCCTCCGGGGCGTGGTCCACGGCCATGGCCCGGCTGAGCGCGATCACCGCGCCCTTGCTGGCGGAATAGGCGGTCAGCCCGCGCGGGCGCAGCGCGCTGATCGAGGAAATGTTGACGATGGCGCCGCCGCCGCTTTCGGCCATGGCCGGGACGGCGTGCTTGGCGGTCAGCATCATGGTCTTGACGTTGACCTGCATCACCCGGTCCCACTCCTCCTCGGTCTCCTCGACCACGGTGCCGCGCGAGCCGATGCCGACATTGTTGTCCAGGCAATCGACCCGGCCCCACAGGCTCAGCGCCCGGTCGACCAGGGCCTTGCAGTCGGCGGATTGGGTGACGTCGGCGGCGAACGCGGCGGCGGTGCCGCCATTGTCCTGGATCATCCGGGCGGTGTGGCCCGCCAGCGCCTCGTCCCGGTCGACCACCAGGACCTTGGCGCCCTCGGCGGCCAGCAACAGGCAGGCGGCGCGGCCGTTGCCGATGCCGTCGCCGCGGGCACCGCCGCCGACGACGATGGCGACCTTGTCCTTCAGGCCGGATGCGGAGGGGATGTGCATGGGCGTGTCCTCGTGTTGGCTGCGCGGTTTGTTGGTTGCGCTGTGACAGTGCGTTGGCCGGGAAGTCTGGCAGGTCTCGCGAGTGGGCGCCAGACGCTCTAGCCCCGCTGGTCACCCTCCGGCATACTGACCGGCAAGCCCGAGACCATACCGAGGAACCGCCCCATGGACGCCCGTTTCAGCGCCGAAGAACTCGCCTTCCGCGACGAGGTTCGCGCCTTCATCCGCGACCGGCTGCCGGACGACCTGGCGGCGAAGGTGCGCCAGGGTCTGGAACTGACCAAGGACGACTATCGCCGCTGGATGATGATCCTGGGCGAAAAAGGCTGGCTCGCCACCAACTGGCCCGAAAGCGCCGGCGGCCCCGGCTGGAACGTGGCGCAGAAATACCTGTTCGAGGAGGAGATGGCCGTCTCCGCCTGTCCGGAAGTGGTGCCGTTCGGCACCCGCATGGTCGGGCCGGTGCTGCTGGCCTATGGCACCGACGCGCAGAAGGCGCAGCACCTGCCGGGCATTCTCTCCGGCGAGACCCTCTGGTGCCAGGGCTATTCCGAGCCCGGCGCCGGCAGCGATCTGGCCTCGCTCGCGACCAGCGCGGTCAAGGACGGCGACGACTATATCGTCAACGGCTCCAAGATCTGGACGACCCAGGCGCATATCGCCGACTGGATGTTCGCCCTGGTCCGCACCTCGAAGGAAGAGAAAAAGCAGCAGGGCATCACCTGCCTGCTGATCCCGATGGACGCGCCGGGCCTCGAAATCCGGCCGCTGATCAAGCTGGACGGCCGGCACAAGTTCAACCAGGAATTCTTCGCCGACGTGCGCGTGCCCCAGGCCAACCGCGTCGGGCGCGAGGGCGAGGGCTGGTCCATCGCCAAATACCTGCTGGGGCACGAGCGCTCGAACGGCGCCGGCGTGGCCGGTGCGCACATGATGCTGGACCTGTTGAAGAAAATCGCCCTCGACCAGCAGGCGGACGGCGGTGCGCTGGCCCAGAACCCGGATTTCCGCCGCAAGATCGCCGACCTGGAGACGCAGCTCACCACGCTGCAATTCGCCTCGTTGCGGGCGCTGGCCGGTGCGTCCGCCGACAAGGAGATCAAGCCGGAGGCCGCGGCCGGCCTGAAGCTCGGCATGGCGGAAATCCGCAAATCGATCAGCGAGGCCTGTGTGGAGGCGGGCGGCTACAGCGCCATGCCCTACAGCCAGAACGCCATCCGCTTCGGCTGGAACGAGCCGCCGGTGGGACCGGACTATCTGTTCAAGATGGCGCCCGACTATTTCGAGATGCGGGCCCGCTCCATCGCCGGCGGCTCGGACGAGGTGCAGAAGAACGTCATCGCCAAACGGGTGCTGGGCCTGTAGCGGCGCCCGCAAATTCCCCCGCCCTCCCGGGATGGCCGAGCCATTGGCGAGCTCGTGCGGTGGAGTGTTCCCCGGAGGCGGCGGAGTTGCGAGGCTTTCCGGACGTTACAGGCGATCCGGGATCTCCTCCCGTGCTGGCCTCCCGGAAGAGATCCCGGCTCAAGGGCCGGGAAAGCTGTGAGGCGGTGGAATACGCCGGATTCGTGCGGTGGAGTGTGCCCCGGAGGCGGCGGAGCCATGGCGAGCTTTCCGGACGCCGCAGACGATCGGGATCTCCTCCCGTGCTGGCCTCCCGGAAAGAGATCCGGCTCAAGGCCGAAAGCTGTGAGGCGGTGGAATACGCCGGATTCGTGGGGTGGAGTGTTCCCCGGAGGCGGCGGAGCCATAGCGGGCTTTCCCGGAGGCCGCAGGCGATCCGGGATCTCCTTCCGTGCTGGCCTCCCGGAAGAGATCCCGGCTCAAGGCCGGGAAAGCTGTGACGCGGTGGAATACGCCGGATTCGTGCGGTGGAGTGTGCCCCGGAGGCGGCAGAGCCATGACGAGCTTTCCCGGACGCCGCAGGCGATCCGGGATCTCCTCCGTGCTGGCCTCCTGGAAAGAGATCCCGGCTCAGGGCCGGAAAGCATTGAGGCGGTGGAATACGCCGGATCGTGCGGTGGAGTGTTCCCCGGAGGTGGCGGAGCCATGGCGAGCTTTCCCGGACGCCGCAGGCGATCCGGGATCTCCTTCCGTGCTGGCCTCCCGGAAGAGATCCCGGCTCAAGGCCGGGAAAGCTGTGAGGCGGTGGAATACGCCGGATTCGTGCGGTGGAGTGTTCCCGGAGGTGGCGGAGCCGCCATCCGGGGCCGATGCGAACACCGCCCCGCATAGAGCAGGAGTGCCTCGGTCGAGGCGAAGGGCAGCGGCTCCGGGCGCTCTACCCCTTCACCGCCTCCACCACCGCCGCGCCGAACGCCTCGGTGCCCAGCGGGCCGCCGAGGTCGGTGGTGCAGGCGTCCGGCGTCTGCAACAGCGCATCCAGGCCGCGATCCAGTGCTTCCGCCGCGGCGGCCATGGCGTTGTTCGAATCCTGCTCGCCCCGCCAGGCCAGCAGCATCGCAGCCGAGCGCATCAGCGCCACCGGGTTGGCAATGCCCTTGCCTTCGATATCCGGCGCCGAGCCATGGCTCGCCTGGGCGACCGCGATGCCGTCGCCCCGGTTCAGCGATCCCGCCAGCCCCAGCCCGCCGGAGAATTCCGCCGCGAGGTTGGAGAGGATGTCGCCATACATGTTGGTGGACAGCACCACGTCGAACCGGTCCGGCGTGCGCACCAGATGGCTGGTCATGGCATCGATGTGCTCGTTGTCCCATTTCACGTCCGGGAAGTCCTTCGCCACCTCCTCGACAGCGGCCAGGAACAGGCCGTCGGTCATTTTCAGCACATTGCCCTTGTGCACCGCGGTCACGTATTTGCGCCGTCGGCTCGCCAGTTCGAAGGCGGCGCGGGCGATGCGGAGCGAGCCCTCGCGCGTGATCTTGCGCAGGGAAAGCGCCACGTCCGCCGTCGGCATGAACTCGCCGCCGCCCTGGAACATGTTGCGGTCGGCATAGAAGCCCTCGGTGTTCTCGCGCACCACCACCAGGTCCATGCCGGGCGCGAAGGCGCCGGGAATCCCCTTGGACGGGCGGATATTGGCATAGAGTTGCAGGCCGGAGCGCAGGAATTTCGACGGCCCCATGCCGCCCTCGCTTTCCGGCGGATAGACGGCGGTGTCGGTCGGCCCCATGACGACGCCGTCGGCGGCGCGGCAGCGCTCCAGCACGTCCGGCGGCAGGGTGTGGCCGATGGCTTGCAGCGAAACCAGGCCGATGGGCACCTCTTCGAACTCCAGTCCCAGGCCGAACCGGGCGTCCAGCGCCTCCATCGCCCGGCGGGTGGCCGCCATGATTTCCGGCCCGATGCCGTCGCCATCCATCAGAAGAATGCGCATAAAGATATCCTTATATTTATGGCCGCCCGGTGAAGCAGGCCACTCGCCAAGCGCGTCGTTCTTACCTACAGTGCGATCGCCGAGCTGAAAAGGCCACGCGCCACACCACCGAAGGGAGACTCCGAAGCCATGACCTCGTCCAAGCATCCCGAAACCATCGTGCTGCACGCCGGCTATCGCGCCGACCCGGCGACCGGCGCCGTGGCCGTGCCGCTCTATCAGACCACGTCGTTCCAGTTCCGCGACACCGAGCACGCGGCGAACCTGTTCGCGCTGAAGGAACTGGGCAATATCTACACCCGCATCATGAACCCGACCAACGACGTGTTCGAGCAGCGGGTGGCGGCGCTGGAAGGCGGCGTGGCGGCGTTGTCGGTGGGCTCGGGCCAGGCGGCGAGCGCGTTTGCGGTCCAGAACATCGCCCATGCCGGCGACAACATCGTCGCCTCGACCGACCTGTATGGCGGCACCTGGAACCTGTTCGCCAACACGCTGAAGGACATGGGCATCGAGACCCGCTTCGTCGACCCGAGCGACCCGCAGAACTATGCCCGCGCCGTCGACGACAAGACCCGGGCCTTCTATGCCGAAACCCTGCCGAACCCGAAGCTGGAAGTCTTCCCGATCAAGGAGGTGGCCGATATCGGCCGGCCGCTCGGCATTCCGCTGATCATGGACAACACGGCGGCGCCGGTGCTGTGCCGGCCGCTGGATCACGGCGCGGCCATCGTCATGTATTCGACGACGAAATACATCACCGGCAACGGCACCTCCATCGGCGGCATGATCGTCGACGGCGGCAATTTCGACTGGGAGGCGCACAAGGAGCGCCAGCCCTATCTGAACCAGCCGGACCCGTCCTATCACGGCGCTGTCTGGACCGAGGCGGTGAAGCCGCTCGGCCCCATCGCCTATATCATCAAGGCGCGGGTGACGCTGCTGCGCGACCTGGGCGCGCCGATGGCGCCGTTCAACGCCTTCATGGCCATTCACGGCCTGGAGACGGTGACGCTGCGCATGGAGCGGCACTGCCAGAACGCCATCGCCGTCGCCAACCACCTGAAAAACCATCCGGCGATCGAACGGGTGATCTTCCCCGGTCTGATGGAAGGCGAGCCGCGCCGCCGCGCCGACACCTATCTGAAGGGCGGGTATGGCTCGCTGATGGGCATCGTCCTGAAAGGCGGCGCCGACGCCGGGCGGAGCTTCATCGACAAGCTGCAAATGTTCTATCACGTGGCCAATATCGGCGACGCCCGCTCGCTGGCGATCCACCCGGCGACGACGACGCACAGCCAGTTGTCGGAGGAAGAGCAGAAGGCCACCGGCGTCTCGCCCGGCTATGTGCGGCTCTCGATCGGCATCGAGCACATCGACGACATCCTGGCCGATCTGGACCAGGCGCTGGCCTGATCGCTTCTGGAGCGCCTCTGCATAAAGAACATCCCCGGACGCGTTCGCCCTGGAGCTTCCCCGGACGCGCCATCGCGATCCGGGGTCTCCGGGGGGCGGGGCGCAGGCGCATCGAGAGCTTCCCCGGACGCGCCATCGCGATCCGGGGTCTCCGAGGGGGCGGAGCGCAGGCTTAAAGAGGTCCCGGATCCGGCTGTGCCGGTCCGGGAAAGCTCTGGAGGGGGGCGTTACATGCGCGCCCAGAGCGTGTGTGCCAGCACGCCGACGCGGGCCTCGATCGCCTCCATCGCGTCCAGGATCGTGTCCTCGCGGAAGCGCTGGCCGACGATCTGCACGCCCGAGGGCCGGCCCTCGATCAGGCCGATCGGGATGTTGCCGGCCGGCAGGCCCATATAGTTGATGCCATAGGAATAGATCATCGAGTCGAACAGGTCCTTCGCCCCTTCGAAGGTCTCGTCGTGGTCGTAGTCGTGGGTCGGGCGCATCAGGAAAGGGGTCAGCACCAGCGGGTAGTCCTCCAGGAACACCGCCCACTGCCGGATCAGGCGCGAGCGGTCGGCGACGCGCAGCATATAGCCCTTGTGGTCGACCATGTCGCCGAAGCGGTAATACCAGTCGAAAATGGCCTGGATGGTCGGGCTGCCGTGCTGGCGCGCCAGCGGGTCGAGCCCTTCCTTGATCTCCAGCATCGCCACTTCGAGCCAGGCGTCGGCGGCCTCCTTCACCGACGGCACCGCCACCTCCTCCACCTGGTAGCCGGCGTCGGCCAGATAGCCGGCGGCGCGGTCGATGCTGGCGGCCACCTCCGGGTGGATCGGGTAGCCGTGCGCCGCCTTGGTGACCGCGACCTTGATCGGCTTTGGCAGCGGCGGGCCGTCGAACGGCACCGGCGCCCACCAGGGATCGCGCATATCGCGGTTCGCCATCACGCGGGTGGCGAGGCGCACGTCCCGGGTCTCGCGGCAGATCGCGCCCTGCACGCTCATCAACTGCGACAGCAGTAGGCGTTCTGCGCCCGCGCTGGGATTGAACGCCGGCACGCGCCCCAGGCCCGACTTCACCGTGGCGAGGCCGCAGCAGGATGCGGGGATGCGCAGCGAGCCGGCGATGTCGTTGCCGTGGTGGATCGGCCCGATGCCGGCGGCACAGGCCGAACTCGCCCCGCCGGAGGAGCCGCCGGGCGAGGCGCGCTCGTCCCACGGGCTGTGGGTCAGGCCGTGCAGCGGGTTGTCGGTGGTGCCGCGCATGGAAAGTTCCGGCGTGTTGGTCTTGCCGAAAATGATGGCGCCCGCATCCAGCAGATTCTGCACCACCGGCGCGTTGCCGGGCGCCAGATTGTTGGCCAGCGCCGGCAGGCCGTTGGTGTTGGGCGTGCCCTCATAGTCGACATTCACCTTGATGGTGACCGGCAGGCCGTGCAGCGGCCCCCAGGACTCGCCGCGGGCCAGCGCGGCGTCGGCCTCGCGCGCCTTGGCCAGCGCCTGCTCCGAATAGTCGTAGACGATGGCGTTCAGCGGCGGGTTCACCGCCTGCATCCTGGCCACGACCGAGGTCATGATCTCGTGCGCCGAGAATTGCTTGCTTTCCAGCCCCTGCCGCATCTCGACGGCGGAGCGTTTCCAGAGATCGCTGGTCATGGGCAAAGGCCTTTCCTCGGGACGGAACCAATCGGACCCGACCGAGGATAGCCGCGACCGGCCGCGGCTTCAAAGCGGATCGTCGGCTTGGGCGTCGGCCAGGGCGTCGGGGATGGCCGCCGGGTCCGTCACGATGCGAAACGCCCCGGCGTCGGCCAGTTCGGCCCGGCTGCCATAGCCATAGGCAACACCCAGGCCGGCCATGCCGTTGTTGCGGGCGCCCACCATGTCGTGGTGGCGGTCGCCGATCATCACGGTGCGTGCGGGGTCCAGGCCGTGGCGGGCCAGCACCCAGGCCAGCAACGCGCTCTTGTCGGTGCGGGTGCCGTCCAGCTCGGACCCGCAGACCGCCTCGAAATGCCGGTCGAAGCTGAAATGGGCGGCGATGCGGGTGGCATAGACCGTGGGCTTGCTGGTGGCGACGAACAGGCGGAGGCCGGCCTGGCGACAGGCGGCCAGGGTTGCGGGAATGCCGTCATAGACCCGGTTCTCGAACAGGCCCACCGCCCCGAACCGCTCCCGGTACAGGGCCAGTGCCCGGGGCGCCAGTTCCCGGTCGCCCAGCAGGGTCTCGAAGCTGGCGAGCAGGGGCGGGCCGATGCACCAGGTCAGGTCGTCCGCGGGCGGCGGCGTGCGGCCCAGCCGCTGCAACGCATGGCGGATGCAGGCGGTGATGCCGGGTTTCGGGTCGGTCAGCGTCCCGTCCAGGTCGAAACAGGCCGCCGACCAGCGGTGCGTCGTCATCCGATCCATGTTCGCCACGCCTCGCCCGAGACCCGCGCGTGCTCGCGAGGCCTAGGCCGCCGCGGGCAGGGCCGGGGCGGCGCCCAGCAGGCGGCAGATGGCCCAGGTCAGTTCGGCCCGGTTCAGGGTGTAGAAGTGGAACTCGTCCACGCCTTCCGCCTGCAACCGGCGGCAGAGTTCCGCTGCCTGGGTGGCGGCCACGAGCTGGCGGGCCTCCGGGTCGTCGTCCAGGCCCTCGTACAGCCGGCCCATCCAGTCCGGGATGCGGGCGCCGCACATGCCGGCGAATTTGGCGGCGGTGGCGAAATTGGTGATCGGCAGGATGCCCGGCACCAGCGGGATGTCGATACGGTTCGCCGCCAGCCGGTCGCGGAAGCGCAGATAGATGTCGGCGTCGAAGAAGAACTGGGTGATGGCACGGGTCGCGCCCGCGTCGATCTTGCGCTTCAGATAGTCGATTTCGAACGCGGCGCTGGGCGCGGCCGGGTGCGTTTCCGGATAGGCGGCGACGCTGATCTCGAAATCGGCGATCTTGCGCAGGCCCTCGACCAGGTCGACCGCATAGGCATAGCCATCCGGCTGCGGCAGATACTCCGCAGCGCCGTCCGGCGGGTCGCCGCGCAGGGCGACGATATGGCGGATGCCGGCGTCCCAATAGGCGCGGGCAATGGCGTCGATCTCGTCCCGGCTGGCGGCAACGCAGGTCAGATGCGCCGCGGGCTCCAGCTCGGTCTCGCGCCGGATGCGCGTGACGGTGGCGTGGGTCCGCTCGCGCGTCGTGCCGCCGGCGCCGTAGGTGACGGAGACGAAGCGGGGCTTCAGCGGCGCGAGGCGTTCGATCGTCTGCCAGAGCGATTCCTCGGCCTTGTCGGTCTTGGGCGGGAAAAACTCGAACGAAATCTGCACTCTTGGGCCTCCATAGGCGGTGTCGGTTCGGGCCGGGCCGTCAGGGGCGGCCGGCGGGTTGGGGCCGGATTCAGAGCCAGGGCGATCCGGCGATCCGGGCGCGGTTGATCAGGCTTTCGCCGGCGACCGTATGATCGGCCGTCCACAGGCGGACGGTCAGCGGGTCGCCGGGCAGGGCTTCCTCGCGCACCAGTTTCAGGCCGCAGCCGTCGAACCAGGTGCGCACTTCCTCGTCGTCGAATCCCAGCCGGCGGTGCGCGTGACGGCTGCGCAGGTCTTCGACCGAGTGACGGGCGAAATCGACCACGATCAGGCGGCCGCCGGGCCGCAGCACCCGCGCGGCCTCCGCCACCGCCCGTTCGGGCGTGTCGGCGAAATGCAGCACCAGATGCACCACCACCAGGTCGACCGAGGCATCGGCCAGCGGCAGCGCGTACATGTCGCCGAGCCGCAGGCTGACATGCTGCAGGTCGGCGCGGGCGACGCGGTCGCGCGCCACCGCCAACATCTCGCGCGAGATGTCGAGGCCGATGGCGTATTGCACCCGCGGCGCCAGCAGGCGCAGCACCTCGCCGGTGCCGGTGCCGATGTCCAGCAGCGTCTCGAACACGCCGGCCGGCACCTGGGCCAGAACCTGGCGGTCCACCTCGGCCGCGTCGATATGCAACTGGCGAATCGCATCCCACGATTCGGCATGGGTGCCGAAATAGGCGTCCGCTTCGGCCTGGCGCCGGCGGCGCACATCGCTGAGCCGGGCCTGGTCCAGCACGATCACCGGATCGTCGGCGGGGATCAATTCCAGCACCGCCGCGGCCAGCGGGTTGTCGATCCGCTCCAGCCGGTAAAAGCTCCAATTGCCTTCGCGCATCGGCGTCAGCAGGCCGACATCGGCCAGGATTTTCAAATGGCGAGAGACCCGAGGCTGGCTCTGGCCCAGGATTTGTGCGATTTCCGAAACCGCCAGTTCGCCGCTGGCGCACAGGCTGACAATGCGCAGCCGCGTCGGCTCGGCGATGGCTTTCAGCGACTCGATCAGGCTTTGCATGGCGGTCGCTCGCGGGCGGGGAAGCGTTTCTTCATAACGATATAAAGATATCATTATATAGAATGCGCTGGCAAGAGCCAAACGCAATTGTGATGCCAACCGCGGTGCCGGCGATGGCAATACGCACGATTATTGGCAAATATGGCCAATTGTGCTAGCAGGCGGATAACCTCTCCGGCATAGGATATGCGGGCGACCGGGTGCAGCGCCGTCAGGGCGCGTGCGCCTCAGAGGTTGGCCGGCCTGGTCGGCGTCTGGTGAGGATTTCGGAGTAGGGTGTGTGCGAATGGTACAGGTGAAGACCTGGTGCAGGAAGATCGGCCGCGGCTTGGCCGTCGGGGCGTTGTGTGCGGTTGCGGCCGGTTGTGCAACCAATCCGCCCGGCACCGTCTATGACCCGTTCGAGCCGGTGAACCGACAGGTGTTCGCGTTCAACAGCGCCGTGGACACCGTGCTGGTCCGGCCGGTTGCGGTGGTGTATCGCGACTGGGCGCCGCGCCCGTTCAAGATGATGCTGGGCAATCTGGTCAACCACCTGACCTTGCCGATGACCATCGTGAACGATCTGCTCCAGGGCAAGCCGGAGCAGGCGAAGATCGCGGCCAGCCGCTTCTTCGTGAACACCGTCGCCGGCATGGGCGGCCTGATCGACGTGGCCACCCCCACCGGCCTGAAACTGCACCAGGAAGACATGGGCCAGACCTTCGCCGTCCATGGCAGCGGCCCCGGCCCGTATCTGGTGCTGCCCCTGCTCGGCCCGTCGAACATGCGCGACGGCATCGGCACCCTGATCGACTGGTATGCCGATCCGATCCACGTGGCGAGCTACTTCCCGAACGAAGGCGGCACGGCCTTCCGCTACGGGCATGCCGGGGCGATCGGCCTGGTGCGTCGCGAGGAGCTGATCGACCCGATCGACTCGCTGAAACGCAGCTCGCTGGACTATTACGCGACCGTGCGCGCCGCCTACAACCAGCAGCGCGAGGCGGCCATCCGGGACGGCAAGCCCGATCCCGCGGCCGCAGGCCGGGACGCGTTCAGCGAGACCGAGAAGGCGACGAACACCCAGTAAGGCCGAGGCTGGCCGGGCCGGTTGCCGGCCCGGCTCCTTCCCCCGGACAGACAGCCGCCTTGACGCTGGCGGTCCGTCGCCGTACTGCCGGGCGAACGGAGCGGTGCGCGAACCGGCCGCTCCGGCTTATGGCTTTGATCCGCCGACCTTCGGCGCCGCGCGGGCGGCCGGAGGCGGCGCATGCGGTGAGGACCGATGGCAGAAGAAATCAAACGCGTGGTGCTGGCCTATTCCGGCGGCCTGGATACGTCGGTCATTTTGAAATGGCTGCAGGAAGAATACCGCTGCGAGGTGGTGACCTTCACCGCCGATCTCGGCCAGGGCGAGGAGTTGGAACCCGCCCGCAAGAAGGCCGAGATGTTCGGCGTTCGCCAGATTTTCGTCGAAGACCTGCGCGAAGAGTTCGTGCGCGATTATGTCTTCCCGATGTTCCGGGCCAACGCGCTCTATGAGGGCGTCTATCTGCTCGGCACCTCCATCGCCCGGCCGCTGATCGCCAAGCGCCAGATCGAGATCGCCGAACTGGTCGGCGCCGACGCGGTGTCGCACGGTGCCACCGGCAAGGGCAACGACCAGGTCCGCTTCGAACTGGGCTATTACGCGCTGAAGCCGGATATCAAGGTGATCGCCCCCTGGCGCGAGTGGGATTTGAACTCGCGCAGCAAGCTGATCGAGTTCGCCGAACAGCACCAGATTCCGATCGCCAAGGACAAGCGCGGCGAGGCGCCGTATTCGACCGACGCGAACCTGCTGCACATCTCCTACGAGGGCAAGGCGCTGGAAGACCCGTGGGTCGAGGCGGACGAGGATATGTACACCCGTTCGGTCGCGCCGGAGCGGGCACCGGATACGCCGCAATACGTCGAAATCGACTTCGAGCACGGCGACCCGGTCGCCATTGACGGTCAGGGCTACTCGCCGGCGGCGTTGCTCACCAAGCTGAACGAACTGGGCGGCGCCCATGGCGTCGGCCGGCTCGACATGGTGGAGAATCGGTTCGTCGGCATGAAGTCCCGCGGCGTCTACGAAACCCCCGGCGGCACCGTGCTGC is a genomic window containing:
- a CDS encoding VacJ family lipoprotein codes for the protein MVQVKTWCRKIGRGLAVGALCAVAAGCATNPPGTVYDPFEPVNRQVFAFNSAVDTVLVRPVAVVYRDWAPRPFKMMLGNLVNHLTLPMTIVNDLLQGKPEQAKIAASRFFVNTVAGMGGLIDVATPTGLKLHQEDMGQTFAVHGSGPGPYLVLPLLGPSNMRDGIGTLIDWYADPIHVASYFPNEGGTAFRYGHAGAIGLVRREELIDPIDSLKRSSLDYYATVRAAYNQQREAAIRDGKPDPAAAGRDAFSETEKATNTQ
- a CDS encoding metalloregulator ArsR/SmtB family transcription factor produces the protein MQSLIESLKAIAEPTRLRIVSLCASGELAVSEIAQILGQSQPRVSRHLKILADVGLLTPMREGNWSFYRLERIDNPLAAAVLELIPADDPVIVLDQARLSDVRRRRQAEADAYFGTHAESWDAIRQLHIDAAEVDRQVLAQVPAGVFETLLDIGTGTGEVLRLLAPRVQYAIGLDISREMLAVARDRVARADLQHVSLRLGDMYALPLADASVDLVVVHLVLHFADTPERAVAEAARVLRPGGRLIVVDFARHSVEDLRSRHAHRRLGFDDEEVRTWFDGCGLKLVREEALPGDPLTVRLWTADHTVAGESLINRARIAGSPWL
- a CDS encoding argininosuccinate synthase → MAEEIKRVVLAYSGGLDTSVILKWLQEEYRCEVVTFTADLGQGEELEPARKKAEMFGVRQIFVEDLREEFVRDYVFPMFRANALYEGVYLLGTSIARPLIAKRQIEIAELVGADAVSHGATGKGNDQVRFELGYYALKPDIKVIAPWREWDLNSRSKLIEFAEQHQIPIAKDKRGEAPYSTDANLLHISYEGKALEDPWVEADEDMYTRSVAPERAPDTPQYVEIDFEHGDPVAIDGQGYSPAALLTKLNELGGAHGVGRLDMVENRFVGMKSRGVYETPGGTVLLEARRAVESLCLDRGALHLKDELMPRYAELVYNGFWFSPEREMLQAAIDESQKQVTGTARVKLFKGSVRTVGRRSPKSLYNPEFATFEADTVYDQKDAAGFIKLNALRLRLRGMMDRG
- the metF gene encoding methylenetetrahydrofolate reductase, which translates into the protein MQISFEFFPPKTDKAEESLWQTIERLAPLKPRFVSVTYGAGGTTRERTHATVTRIRRETELEPAAHLTCVAASRDEIDAIARAYWDAGIRHIVALRGDPPDGAAEYLPQPDGYAYAVDLVEGLRKIADFEISVAAYPETHPAAPSAAFEIDYLKRKIDAGATRAITQFFFDADIYLRFRDRLAANRIDIPLVPGILPITNFATAAKFAGMCGARIPDWMGRLYEGLDDDPEARQLVAATQAAELCRRLQAEGVDEFHFYTLNRAELTWAICRLLGAAPALPAAA
- a CDS encoding HAD family hydrolase; protein product: MTTHRWSAACFDLDGTLTDPKPGITACIRHALQRLGRTPPPADDLTWCIGPPLLASFETLLGDRELAPRALALYRERFGAVGLFENRVYDGIPATLAACRQAGLRLFVATSKPTVYATRIAAHFSFDRHFEAVCGSELDGTRTDKSALLAWVLARHGLDPARTVMIGDRHHDMVGARNNGMAGLGVAYGYGSRAELADAGAFRIVTDPAAIPDALADAQADDPL